GATGCTCCTCGCTCGATCGCGGGACGAACGACCTCCCGCAGGTAGCGTGCGGAATGATACGGATGGGCGATGAAACCGTCGGCGATTTCCCCCGCCAAATGGCAAAGGCCGACGTTCACCCCTGCGATGTAAATCGGTATATCGGGATGGTCGATCGGTCCCGGGTTGAAAAACGGGGTCATCAGGGTGAGCTTGTAGTGTTCACCGCGAAAGTTCAAACGCTCACCGGTTTGCCAGGTTCTCCACAGGGCTTGAATCGCGTGTACGAATTCTCGCAATCGGCCTACCGGAGAATCCGGCCAGGGCATTCCAAACCGACGTTCAATATGGGGACGCACCTGTGTTCCCAATCCGAGTATAAATCGGCCTCTTGAAGCTCGGGCCAGATCCCAGGCACTGTAACCCACCGTTGCCGGACTGCGTGCGAACGCGATGGCGACTGACGTGCCGAAGAAAAGTGTTTCACTGTGCTCGCTGATTAAGGTCAACGGAAGAAACGGATCGTGTTGCGTTTCGTGGGACCAGAGCGCGTCAAACCCGATGATTTCCGCGGCGCGCACCAGTGCCGGTAGTTGATTCAGATCGCGAGCTTGAATACTGGCGTCGAATTTCATCGTTACTCACTTCCGTTGGGAAACGTGAAGGACTTCGGCCTTCACAATACCGTCAAGCGGTTGGACTGTCTTCGCTATCGGCGATCACAACCAGGTCACGTCGCCGCAC
The sequence above is drawn from the Anaerolineales bacterium genome and encodes:
- a CDS encoding TIGR03617 family F420-dependent LLM class oxidoreductase; the protein is MKFDASIQARDLNQLPALVRAAEIIGFDALWSHETQHDPFLPLTLISEHSETLFFGTSVAIAFARSPATVGYSAWDLARASRGRFILGLGTQVRPHIERRFGMPWPDSPVGRLREFVHAIQALWRTWQTGERLNFRGEHYKLTLMTPFFNPGPIDHPDIPIYIAGVNVGLCHLAGEIADGFIAHPYHSARYLREVVRPAIERGASHSGRDANEVVLTTSVMVSTKPEESAFVRSQIAFYASTPTYRPVMALHGWGEIADRLQGLSRKKAWDEMPALINDEMLDTFAISAPVDGLAEALKQRYQGLADRLSIYRPFVPGDEDDFWKELVSTLHQR